AGTTCAAAGTGCAGATCGAAGAATTCCATTCAGGGAAAAAGTGATTTACACAGTGATCTCGCTTTTCATCTTTCTGGTCTGCAGTCAGCTTCCTTTATATGGCATACACTCAACTACGGGAGCAGATCCTTTTTATTGGATGCGTGTTATTCTTGCATCCAACCGTGGAACTGTCATGGAGCTGGGTATCACTCCGATTGTAACATCTGGACTGGTGATGCAACTGTTGGTCGGGTCAAAGATCATCGAAGTTGACAACAGTGTGCGTGAGGATCGTGCTCTGCTGTAAGTGTTGCTTGCCAAACATTTTGCCATATATTTTAGAATGCAGCCGAAATGTTAATATTGCAACTAGAAATTTCTCTAATGACTGGCATGTCTGTTAGAAGTGTCCTACTTTCTGAAAATCTTCTCAGCATAGTTTTAAATCTATGTCTTATTCTTTTCGTTGTTACTATCTGCCTTGGAACCTCTTTCGGTGATGGTAGTAACTTTTGTTCCTTGATTGTTTTAGTGTTAATATGATGGTGCGGAACAATtggtatataaaaaattaaaaaccaatTTTTCTGTGCATATGCGATGTTAGTTATTGCTTTGTGTATATTTTTCAGAAATGGTGCGCAAAAATTACTGGGCATCTTGATTGCCATTGGGGAGGCTGTTGCATATGTTCTATCTGGAATGTATGGCAGTGTCAGCCAACTAGGAACTGGGAATGCTATTCTTATTATACTTCAACTCTTCGTTGCTGGCATCATTGTCATTTGCCTTGATGAGCTTCTCCAGAAAGGATATGGCTTAGGATCTGGTATCTCCTTGTTCATTGCCACTAACATCTggtaaatatttgaaattttctcatTCTTGTCTCCATCATATAGTATGGTTTATTCGCTTATATACCGCTGTCAATATGCTAAATTACCTGTGCAAAGCTGGTAACTGTATGTCTATCCATATCATGAGTTTGCCCCTGCCGCCGcatctaaaaagaaaaactgtcTCTACATCTAGACCCCTGGCAGGTGCATGAAAGCAAATAAAATGGTTTCAGGGAGATGCGTGCAAATATTAACTTTACAGGAGTACTTATACAATTTCGCACATCTGCGGCAGTATAGATGCTAAAATCCGGACAAGACTGAtacttatttttcatttttttcattttttttgtaatacAGTGAAAATATCATTTGGAAGGCATTTAGTCCCACAACCATCAACAGTGGGCGTGGTGCTGAATTTGAGGGTTCTGTTATCGCCCTATTCCATCTTCTTATAACTCGGTCAGATAAAGTTCGAGCCCTTCGTGAGGCTTTCTACCGCCAAAACCTTCCAAATGTGACAAATTTACTTGCTACAGTTCTGGTTTTCCTTATTGTTATCTACTTCCAAGGTTTTCGTGTTGTGTTACCTGTGAGATCCAAGAATGCCCGTGGACAGCAAGGCTCTTACCCGATTAAGCTGTTTTACACTTCCAATATGCCCATCATTTTGCAGTCTGCATTGGTTTCTAACCTATATTTCATTTCTCAGGTACCATAACACTATATCCTGCTAATCAGGGACTATACTAATCTTGTTCTAAAGCAAAAGTATTGCATTGTCGTATTTGTTGCAGTTGCTATACAGGAAATACAGTGGCAATTTCTTAGTAAATCTTCTGGGCAAATGGAAGGACTCCGAGTATTCTGGTCAATCTATTCCGGTTGGAGGTCTTGCTTACTACATAACAGCCCCATCTAGGTGATTTGCCAGTTCAACAGTTCAACCTCTCTATGATAATTTCGTTTTCCTTtatcctgattttttttttaaattatttccagTAATTTTTTTGCGTAATGTTGTCATCTTTGGCATCGTGCCACGCAGCTTGGCTGATATGACCGCAAATCCGTTTCATGCATTATTCTATATAATCTTCATGCTGTCAGCATGTGCACTTTTCTCGAAGACTTGGATAGAAGTCTCTGGATCATCAGCAAGAGATGTGGCAAAGCAGCTTAAGGTATAAATGTTATATTACCCTAGATCTTGGGTTATGTCTCCTTAAGTTTTCCGAGTTGTTTTcttcaatacttttttttatatcttatgAGGTTTTGAGAAGTTGCTTTTAAGTGATCGATGGCTTTTGCAAGACAACAGAGGACAATGTGGTTTGGACCGAAAATTTTAGTTTCCCTGCTTTATCAAGCTTCTAATAAGTTCAAGTTTCACTTGCTTTATCAACATCAAAACTGACTTGTTCTGTATATAGCCAACCAAAGGAAGAACCTAATTGTGTTTAATTGTGAG
This genomic window from Ananas comosus cultivar F153 linkage group 3, ASM154086v1, whole genome shotgun sequence contains:
- the LOC109707494 gene encoding protein transport protein Sec61 subunit alpha-like, whose product is MAGGFRVLHLVRPFLAFLPEVQSADRRIPFREKVIYTVISLFIFLVCSQLPLYGIHSTTGADPFYWMRVILASNRGTVMELGITPIVTSGLVMQLLVGSKIIEVDNSVREDRALLNGAQKLLGILIAIGEAVAYVLSGMYGSVSQLGTGNAILIILQLFVAGIIVICLDELLQKGYGLGSGISLFIATNICENIIWKAFSPTTINSGRGAEFEGSVIALFHLLITRSDKVRALREAFYRQNLPNVTNLLATVLVFLIVIYFQGFRVVLPVRSKNARGQQGSYPIKLFYTSNMPIILQSALVSNLYFISQLLYRKYSGNFLVNLLGKWKDSEYSGQSIPVGGLAYYITAPSSLADMTANPFHALFYIIFMLSACALFSKTWIEVSGSSARDVAKQLKEQQMVMPGHRESNLQKELNRYIPTAAAFGGMCIGALTVLADFMGAIGSGTGILLAVTIIYQYFETFEKEKASELGFFGF